The following are from one region of the Stigmatella ashevillena genome:
- a CDS encoding type I polyketide synthase, translating to MSTPDTVETRKALLRQALSKIEGLEQRLSRAEQSRDAPIAVVGVACRFPGDATTPERYWQNLAAGRDAVSEVPPDRWDNAAWFDPDPEVSGKTSSRHGGFLGTIDQFDAPFFGIAPRDARSMDPQQRLVLECVWEAFERAGIPPASQAGSRTGVFVGIAATDYGWLIQDSKGATALDAYFLTGVAPSFISGRTAHVFGFEGPAVSIDTACSSSLVAVHLACSSLRLGETDTAVAAGANLLLAPMSQVMMSKVGVLSASGRCRAFDATADGFVRGEGIGVVVLKRLADAVAAGDPVLAVIRGTAVNQDGATNGLTVPSKKAQERVIRSALDNARMTPHDVTYVEAHGTGTALGDPIELRALGDVYGKDRPQDRPLYVGSVKTNFGHTEAAAGIAAFIKVILALGNEGIPPHLHFQRPSPHVDWSRLGIQIPTVMVPWGTSRRVAGVSAFGASGTNAHVIVEAPPVREGTAETAQAPDSLRAELVVVSARSDTAVSELAQAFVGHLENEPTVPLAELAASAAGSRSHHEHRIAAVAESPGELATVLSDLARATPRAEGAQGRADPDARPRIAFVFPGQGSQWAGMGRELLAQEPVFRSAVERCAEAFSPHVDWSLISVLNGGAEADRIDIVQPALFAMSVGLAALWRSWGIVPDAVIGHSMGEVAAAHVAGALSLEDAARIICRRSRLLRTVSGQGAMAVVELGVEKAQARLQSRAALLSVAVHNGPHSTVIAGETAALEALLRELEAESVFCRRVHVDVASHSPQMDALRAPLLAELAGLAPRPGTTPIYSTVTQQVLAGGELDAPYWARNLRDPVQFAPMIDRLLGDGHTVFVEISPHPILLPILEESLARKGGGASAVGSLRRERSARRMLLQALGELYVRGAPVQFSALYPKPRRLRLPTYPFQRERYWITPGTRREHRAEATGGLLGVGIESSVASRTAIWQRWWSSDNAGFLGEHSVSGSPLVPSTLYPLLAAEAARRAGAVAPQAVSEFVFGAPLELGSSSEQGRELQLAWLGAASKPGRFRVSSRRVGEGWTVHAGGRVTAAAASTSAEPLEAVRGRLARGVPSAELYRAMEANGIVNGPSLRPIEELFIGEGEALARLVLSERAARATHGLAIHPALFDGALQAVGAVLASSVKGAGAPLPAKIEHMLVQTSAATSGWSHVRVRALSEGRWSADVTLWDDAGTPLALVTGLHLERPAASRQQAAGLFRPSWEHAPLPEPETFASQPPTERCLIVARSGAFGRALRDSLLSRTQDVRLYEANGPLGPEEVSQAIGGDTIAWSAIVYVPRSASGTHEAAAELLSEIAADLQALSLAAAALAIVPTLSIVTEATGIQDEARAISTLAVLQAAADAVARGVSPLRCTRIAWTRGAPLDGVVRELLERPGEDEVAWRPDGRYVARLRRPPLELPVVHQAYTGEPCRWVAGRTGELGGPSLRAAIRRTPGPGEVELQVRAVGLPAHGLEEALAADGAMPGLEYCGTVVALGQGVSQAAIGDEVLGIVRGGLASHVTAPAAHLLRRPEALTAPHAAGTALPYAAAWYALHEAGRIERGERVFIHGAATGIGLAAVHLALRAGAEVHASAAPSQLASLRGLGVTSVADASASGLVDEILRATSGRGAHVVCNTLPGAAGALAALLTRGGRLLELAPRTSKVTLLENEAFEQDLHHSLLHRRLSYHCIDLAVLAEDRPASYRAALEQVLALLGRGELALLPVRSYALGEAAQALNARASGDEADNRVLSFEDSSTVHLSVPMPPWTGISPEGTYLLGGDGSAMSALLVRWLAKEGASHIVVVTPPADDNDGPSAELARAIHEAATSGRRVEWKRQANLAREHWEQILRPEDGETPRWRGVFYGASPSEGPLGLDWTEKVIPALELAAAMGGLSLDSFALVSPLGTRIWSNEETLVSAFSAIAEASCRAGLPALALALAPSGTGPSDDRAAHATELARLLREALATRQSQLVALPARLDESWLERVRAQQRFAEPVAELATSAALASTKNALLAISDPQVRRAHLDELLRTQLAAVLGMEASRLHAQTQLHGLGLDSLMALELRKRIEQALGVRLSAALLLAGGALAKLVDHLVELWEGSEGSPAVPSGDGNHNAEVKSHA from the coding sequence ATGTCGACCCCCGATACCGTCGAAACCCGCAAAGCGCTGCTTCGTCAAGCGCTGTCCAAGATCGAGGGGCTGGAGCAACGGCTCTCCCGGGCAGAGCAATCTCGAGACGCGCCGATCGCGGTGGTCGGAGTGGCGTGCCGATTCCCCGGGGACGCGACAACTCCGGAGCGCTACTGGCAAAACCTGGCGGCGGGCCGTGACGCGGTGAGCGAGGTGCCGCCCGACCGCTGGGACAACGCCGCCTGGTTCGACCCGGATCCGGAAGTGTCGGGCAAGACGTCCTCGCGTCACGGCGGATTCCTCGGCACCATCGATCAGTTCGATGCGCCGTTCTTCGGCATCGCGCCGCGCGACGCACGCTCGATGGACCCGCAGCAGCGCCTGGTCCTCGAGTGTGTATGGGAAGCGTTCGAGCGCGCTGGGATCCCACCCGCCTCACAAGCCGGGAGCCGCACCGGGGTGTTCGTCGGCATCGCCGCCACCGACTACGGCTGGCTGATTCAGGACAGCAAGGGCGCGACAGCGCTCGATGCCTATTTCTTGACCGGCGTCGCCCCCAGCTTCATCTCCGGGCGCACCGCTCACGTGTTCGGATTCGAGGGGCCGGCTGTTTCGATCGACACCGCCTGCTCCTCATCGCTGGTGGCGGTACACCTCGCCTGCAGCAGCTTGCGCCTCGGCGAGACCGATACCGCGGTTGCCGCCGGCGCCAATTTGCTCCTCGCGCCAATGTCGCAGGTCATGATGTCCAAGGTCGGCGTCCTGTCGGCCTCGGGACGCTGCCGTGCGTTTGACGCGACCGCGGATGGCTTCGTCCGCGGTGAAGGGATCGGTGTGGTCGTCCTCAAGCGACTGGCCGACGCGGTGGCCGCCGGCGACCCAGTGCTGGCCGTCATCCGTGGCACTGCGGTCAACCAGGACGGCGCCACCAACGGCCTCACGGTCCCGAGCAAGAAGGCCCAGGAGCGGGTGATTCGATCCGCGCTCGACAACGCCCGGATGACCCCCCATGACGTGACCTATGTGGAGGCCCACGGGACTGGGACTGCCCTGGGCGATCCCATCGAACTGCGGGCGCTGGGAGACGTCTACGGCAAGGATCGCCCACAGGACCGCCCTCTCTACGTCGGCTCGGTCAAAACCAACTTTGGCCACACCGAAGCAGCGGCTGGAATTGCCGCGTTCATCAAGGTGATCCTGGCGCTCGGGAACGAGGGCATTCCTCCGCACCTGCATTTCCAAAGACCCAGCCCTCACGTGGATTGGAGCCGCTTGGGGATCCAGATTCCCACGGTGATGGTCCCGTGGGGCACCTCTCGGCGCGTCGCCGGTGTGAGCGCCTTCGGGGCCAGTGGCACCAACGCTCACGTCATTGTCGAAGCACCGCCAGTCCGCGAGGGCACCGCCGAAACAGCACAAGCCCCAGATTCGCTGCGCGCCGAGTTGGTGGTGGTTTCGGCTCGCAGCGACACCGCAGTGTCGGAACTGGCGCAGGCCTTCGTGGGACACCTGGAGAACGAGCCGACGGTACCGCTCGCCGAACTGGCAGCAAGCGCAGCAGGGAGCCGCAGCCACCACGAGCATCGGATCGCGGCCGTCGCCGAGAGCCCGGGAGAACTCGCCACCGTGCTCTCGGACCTGGCCCGCGCCACGCCACGTGCCGAGGGAGCACAGGGCCGCGCAGATCCCGATGCGCGCCCCCGGATCGCATTCGTGTTCCCAGGCCAGGGCTCCCAATGGGCCGGGATGGGGCGTGAGTTACTGGCCCAGGAACCGGTGTTTCGCAGCGCGGTGGAGCGCTGTGCCGAGGCCTTCTCCCCCCACGTGGACTGGTCACTGATCAGCGTGCTCAATGGGGGTGCCGAGGCGGATCGCATCGACATCGTGCAGCCAGCGCTGTTCGCTATGTCCGTTGGACTCGCCGCGTTGTGGCGCTCTTGGGGAATTGTGCCCGACGCGGTGATCGGCCACAGCATGGGCGAGGTGGCAGCCGCGCACGTGGCCGGGGCTCTGTCCCTGGAGGACGCGGCACGCATCATCTGCCGCCGCAGTCGGCTGCTCCGCACGGTCAGCGGTCAAGGGGCGATGGCGGTCGTCGAACTCGGGGTAGAGAAGGCACAGGCGCGCCTGCAATCGCGAGCAGCACTGCTTTCGGTTGCCGTTCACAACGGCCCCCATTCCACGGTGATCGCCGGGGAGACCGCAGCACTCGAAGCGCTGCTCCGCGAACTCGAAGCGGAGTCGGTGTTCTGCCGACGGGTCCACGTCGACGTCGCCTCTCACAGCCCTCAGATGGACGCCCTGCGCGCACCACTCCTGGCCGAACTCGCCGGGCTGGCGCCGCGTCCCGGAACCACGCCGATCTACTCCACGGTGACGCAACAGGTGCTGGCTGGCGGCGAACTCGACGCGCCCTATTGGGCTCGCAACCTTCGCGATCCGGTCCAGTTCGCTCCGATGATCGATCGCCTGCTCGGCGACGGCCACACCGTGTTTGTGGAAATCAGTCCGCATCCGATTCTGCTGCCGATCCTCGAGGAGAGCTTGGCCCGCAAGGGGGGCGGCGCGTCAGCGGTGGGCAGCCTCCGCCGCGAGCGTTCAGCGCGACGGATGCTCCTGCAAGCGCTCGGTGAGCTTTACGTGAGGGGCGCTCCGGTCCAGTTCTCGGCGCTTTACCCAAAACCACGCCGACTCCGGCTGCCGACCTACCCGTTTCAACGCGAGCGGTACTGGATCACCCCGGGAACTCGGCGCGAACACCGGGCAGAGGCAACAGGCGGTCTGCTCGGAGTCGGGATCGAGTCTTCTGTGGCGAGCCGCACTGCCATCTGGCAGCGGTGGTGGAGCAGCGACAACGCAGGTTTCCTCGGCGAGCATTCGGTCTCTGGCTCGCCCTTGGTGCCATCGACGCTTTATCCGCTGCTGGCGGCCGAAGCGGCACGCCGCGCCGGAGCCGTCGCACCCCAGGCAGTGAGCGAGTTCGTCTTCGGTGCCCCACTGGAGCTTGGCTCATCATCAGAGCAGGGGCGAGAGCTGCAACTGGCATGGCTCGGAGCGGCGAGCAAGCCTGGCCGTTTCCGTGTGTCCAGTCGCCGTGTCGGCGAGGGGTGGACGGTGCACGCGGGCGGCCGGGTGACAGCAGCAGCAGCGAGTACATCCGCCGAGCCGCTCGAGGCCGTACGCGGAAGACTCGCGCGCGGAGTCCCCAGCGCAGAGCTGTACCGTGCGATGGAGGCCAACGGCATCGTCAACGGGCCCAGCCTGCGTCCGATCGAAGAGCTGTTTATTGGAGAGGGCGAGGCACTGGCGCGCCTGGTGCTCTCCGAACGTGCCGCCCGTGCCACTCACGGATTGGCCATCCATCCTGCCCTCTTCGACGGTGCGCTACAGGCTGTCGGCGCGGTCCTGGCTTCTTCGGTGAAGGGGGCAGGCGCGCCGCTGCCTGCCAAGATCGAGCACATGCTCGTGCAGACGTCGGCCGCCACGAGCGGCTGGAGCCACGTGCGCGTGCGGGCCCTCTCAGAAGGGCGATGGAGCGCCGACGTCACATTGTGGGACGACGCCGGAACGCCGCTGGCGCTGGTCACGGGCCTGCACCTCGAGCGTCCAGCAGCGTCTCGCCAACAGGCGGCTGGCCTGTTTCGCCCGAGCTGGGAACACGCTCCGTTACCGGAGCCCGAGACATTCGCGTCTCAGCCGCCGACCGAGCGCTGTCTGATTGTCGCCAGATCTGGCGCCTTTGGCCGTGCGCTCCGGGATAGCCTGCTCTCACGGACGCAAGACGTGCGCCTGTATGAAGCCAACGGCCCGCTCGGTCCAGAGGAGGTATCTCAAGCCATCGGCGGCGACACGATCGCCTGGAGCGCCATCGTCTACGTGCCCCGCAGCGCCAGCGGGACACACGAGGCAGCGGCGGAGTTGCTGTCCGAGATCGCAGCAGATCTGCAGGCGCTGTCGCTCGCTGCCGCAGCGCTTGCCATTGTGCCCACGCTCTCCATCGTGACCGAAGCCACCGGAATCCAGGACGAGGCACGAGCGATCTCGACCTTGGCGGTCCTCCAGGCAGCCGCCGACGCTGTCGCCCGAGGCGTATCACCACTCCGCTGCACGCGGATCGCGTGGACACGGGGCGCGCCACTCGACGGCGTGGTCCGAGAACTCCTGGAGCGGCCAGGCGAAGACGAGGTGGCATGGCGCCCTGATGGGCGCTACGTGGCCCGGTTGCGCCGTCCTCCATTGGAATTGCCCGTGGTCCATCAAGCGTACACGGGCGAGCCGTGCCGGTGGGTGGCTGGGAGAACCGGAGAGCTGGGTGGCCCATCGCTTCGCGCCGCCATCCGAAGGACGCCGGGTCCCGGCGAGGTCGAACTCCAGGTTCGCGCCGTCGGATTGCCTGCCCATGGCCTCGAGGAGGCACTCGCCGCGGATGGGGCCATGCCGGGTCTCGAATACTGCGGGACGGTGGTGGCGCTCGGCCAAGGGGTCAGTCAGGCTGCCATCGGTGACGAGGTGCTCGGAATCGTGCGTGGCGGATTGGCCTCTCATGTCACCGCGCCAGCCGCCCATCTGCTGCGTCGGCCGGAGGCCCTCACCGCACCGCATGCGGCTGGCACCGCCCTCCCCTATGCAGCAGCCTGGTACGCGCTGCACGAAGCCGGACGAATCGAGCGCGGCGAACGCGTCTTCATCCATGGAGCAGCCACCGGCATCGGCCTCGCTGCCGTGCATCTCGCGCTGCGGGCTGGGGCCGAGGTCCATGCCTCGGCTGCGCCGTCCCAGTTGGCGTCTCTGAGAGGCCTCGGCGTCACCAGCGTTGCCGACGCCAGTGCATCGGGACTTGTCGACGAAATTCTACGCGCCACCTCAGGGAGAGGGGCACACGTGGTGTGCAACACCCTCCCCGGCGCTGCGGGGGCTCTGGCCGCACTGCTCACCCGCGGCGGACGGCTCCTAGAGCTGGCACCACGCACCTCGAAGGTGACGCTCCTCGAGAACGAGGCATTCGAACAAGACCTCCACCACAGCCTCCTGCACCGCCGTCTCTCCTATCACTGCATCGATTTGGCAGTGCTCGCGGAGGATCGGCCTGCCTCCTATCGTGCCGCGCTGGAGCAGGTTCTGGCACTGCTCGGACGCGGCGAACTCGCCCTCCTGCCCGTCCGCTCGTATGCCCTGGGCGAAGCCGCGCAGGCCCTGAACGCTCGGGCGAGCGGCGACGAGGCCGACAATCGGGTCCTCTCCTTCGAAGACAGCAGCACTGTGCACCTCTCGGTGCCCATGCCTCCTTGGACGGGGATCTCGCCCGAAGGCACCTATCTGCTCGGCGGAGATGGCTCGGCGATGAGTGCCCTGCTGGTGCGCTGGCTCGCCAAGGAGGGTGCGTCTCACATCGTCGTGGTCACGCCACCCGCTGATGACAACGATGGCCCATCCGCCGAACTCGCCCGGGCAATCCACGAAGCAGCGACCTCTGGACGACGGGTCGAGTGGAAGCGCCAGGCGAACCTCGCTCGCGAACACTGGGAACAGATTCTGCGGCCTGAAGACGGCGAGACTCCTCGCTGGAGAGGAGTCTTCTACGGCGCATCGCCGTCTGAGGGCCCCCTTGGCCTGGACTGGACGGAGAAGGTGATCCCAGCCCTTGAGCTTGCAGCGGCCATGGGAGGCCTCTCGCTAGACAGCTTCGCACTCGTCAGTCCGCTCGGCACCCGTATTTGGAGCAACGAAGAGACGCTCGTGTCGGCCTTCTCCGCCATCGCGGAGGCGAGCTGCCGTGCTGGGCTTCCAGCGCTGGCACTGGCACTGGCGCCCTCTGGCACCGGCCCCAGTGACGATCGCGCTGCCCACGCCACTGAGCTGGCGCGCCTCCTGCGCGAAGCGCTCGCGACCCGCCAGTCGCAACTCGTCGCATTGCCAGCCCGGCTCGATGAGAGCTGGCTCGAGCGCGTACGCGCGCAACAGCGCTTCGCCGAGCCGGTCGCTGAGCTGGCCACCTCGGCGGCACTGGCCTCGACGAAGAACGCCTTGCTCGCCATCAGCGATCCGCAAGTCCGGAGAGCCCACCTCGACGAGTTGCTGCGGACCCAACTGGCCGCAGTCCTCGGCATGGAGGCCTCACGGCTCCACGCGCAGACCCAGCTCCATGGGCTGGGGCTTGATTCACTGATGGCGCTCGAGCTGCGCAAGCGGATCGAGCAAGCGCTGGGCGTTCGGCTGTCTGCCGCCCTCCTCTTGGCAGGAGGCGCGCTCGCCAAACTTGTCGATCACCTCGTCGAGCTCTGGGAGGGGTCCGAAGGATCGCCCGCCGTCCCGAGCGGAGACGGCAACCACAACGCGGAGGTGAAGTCTCATGCCTGA
- a CDS encoding cytochrome P450 yields MKSAKEGFPEGPSSAFWTSVRYARDPVGLYRALTKYGDGHTVTMPLLLGPIVGAVSPQAAKDILTADTASLDIFGPEALAMVFRPRSLVMLSGEQHARERKLLMPAFNRADAVRAYAVTMQETALQYASEIAVGKPFVMQKLAQRILLQVVIRDVFGVTEPAEQTELKQRVRELFEASSPALIFFPGLRHRFGGIGPYANWQRADARLTRLIHDLIARRRAAPPGSKVDVLSLLLTARYEDGSVPSDEVVHDELMALFFAGHAATATTISWVFHWLHRYPETLAKLRQELATLPQDTEPMSYMKLPYLEAVCNETLRIYPPVADLYRKLRVPLRIGSNTVPAGTGVAVFTTIIHAREDLFPEPMRFRPERFAERNFTPFEFLPYGAGARRCIGAAFAHQALKIVVASILRQWELSLETQDEPAVRQGVGVGPKHGVRMRILRNATEARAPGAAGSSTVLS; encoded by the coding sequence ATGAAGTCTGCCAAGGAAGGCTTTCCAGAGGGTCCATCGAGCGCATTCTGGACCTCGGTGCGCTATGCGCGCGATCCGGTGGGCCTCTATCGAGCGCTTACCAAGTACGGCGACGGTCACACCGTCACGATGCCGCTGCTGCTGGGGCCCATCGTGGGAGCGGTCAGCCCACAAGCCGCCAAGGACATCTTGACCGCCGATACGGCGTCGCTCGACATCTTCGGCCCGGAGGCGCTGGCCATGGTCTTCCGGCCGCGTTCCCTCGTCATGCTGTCGGGTGAGCAGCACGCGCGTGAGCGCAAGCTCTTGATGCCGGCGTTCAACCGGGCAGATGCCGTCCGCGCCTATGCCGTGACGATGCAGGAGACGGCGCTCCAGTACGCGAGCGAGATCGCCGTGGGCAAGCCGTTCGTCATGCAGAAGCTCGCCCAGCGGATCCTGCTCCAGGTAGTCATCCGCGATGTGTTTGGCGTGACGGAGCCCGCCGAGCAGACGGAGCTCAAGCAGCGCGTTCGCGAACTCTTCGAGGCGTCGTCGCCTGCCCTCATCTTCTTCCCGGGACTCCGCCATCGCTTCGGCGGGATTGGCCCGTACGCCAACTGGCAGCGCGCCGACGCGCGGCTGACTCGGCTCATCCACGACCTCATCGCCCGGCGCCGCGCCGCGCCCCCTGGCTCCAAGGTGGACGTCCTCAGTCTCCTGCTCACGGCGCGCTACGAAGACGGCAGCGTGCCCAGCGATGAGGTCGTCCACGACGAGCTGATGGCGCTGTTCTTCGCCGGGCACGCGGCAACGGCGACAACCATCTCCTGGGTGTTTCACTGGCTGCACCGATATCCGGAGACGCTGGCCAAGCTGCGCCAGGAGCTGGCCACCCTGCCTCAAGACACCGAGCCGATGAGCTACATGAAGCTTCCGTACCTCGAGGCGGTGTGCAACGAAACCCTGCGCATCTACCCGCCCGTGGCAGATCTGTACCGCAAGCTCCGGGTTCCACTCCGTATCGGATCGAACACCGTCCCGGCGGGGACTGGCGTCGCGGTGTTCACGACGATCATTCATGCGCGGGAAGATCTCTTTCCAGAGCCGATGCGATTTCGCCCCGAGCGTTTCGCCGAGCGAAACTTCACCCCCTTCGAGTTCCTGCCGTACGGAGCGGGCGCACGGCGGTGCATCGGAGCCGCCTTCGCCCATCAAGCGCTGAAAATCGTGGTTGCGTCGATCTTGCGCCAATGGGAACTCAGTCTGGAGACGCAGGACGAGCCGGCGGTGCGCCAGGGTGTGGGTGTGGGACCCAAGCACGGAGTGCGGATGCGCATCCTCCGCAACGCGACCGAGGCGCGGGCGCCGGGCGCCGCAGGATCGAGCACGGTGCTGTCATGA